A part of Lutra lutra chromosome 2, mLutLut1.2, whole genome shotgun sequence genomic DNA contains:
- the CDKN2AIP gene encoding CDKN2A-interacting protein isoform X1, with amino-acid sequence MAQEVSEYLSQNPRVAAWVEALRCDGETDKHWRHRREFLLRNAGDLAPTGGAAAANAEEAADAESGSRNRQLQQLISFSMAWANHVFLGCRYPQKVMDKILSMAEGIKVTDAPIHTTRDELVAKVKKRGISSSNEGVEESAKKRIIEGRNSSAVEQDHAKISAKTERALAQPENSSACTGASATSESGGNSSRSSGSSSQNSSTGDGDRSLSSQSSSSISSQVTAAGSGKASESEAPEKHSSASIVSSLLKSSVNSHMTQSADSRQQSGSPKKSALEGSSVSSSQSISEVEVPLLGSSGSSEGELPLLSSKPSSETASGGLTSKTSSEASVSASLSKNSSSSGTSLLAPKSSTLTSTSMLTSKSTSQVAASLLASKSSPQTSGSLVSKSTSLASVSQLASKSSSQTSTSQLPSKSTSQSSESSVKFSCCKLTNEDVKQKQPFFNRLYKTVAWKLVAVGGFSPNVNHGELLNAAIEALKATLDVFFVPLKELADLPQNKSSQESIVCELRCKSVYLGTGCGKSKENAKAVASREALKLFLKKKVVVKICKRKYRGSEIEDLVLLDEESRPVNLPPALKHPQELL; translated from the exons ATGGCGCAGGAGGTGTCGGAGTACCTGAGCCAGAACCCGCGGGTGGCCGCCTGGGTGGAGGCGCTGCGCTGTGACGGCGAGACTGACAAACACTGGCGCCACCGCCGCGAGTTTCTGCTCCGCAACGCCGGGGACCTGGCCCCGACGGGCGGCGCGGCGGCCGCCAACGCGGAGGAAGCTGCGGACGCCGAGAGCGGGAGCCGCAATCGGCAGCTGCAGCAGCTCATCTCCTTCTCCATGGCCTGGGCGAACCACGTCTTCCTCGGGTGCCG gtacCCACAAAAAGTTATGGATAAAATACTTAGTATGGCTGAAGGCATCAAAGTGACAGATGCTCCAATCCATACAACAAGAGACGAACTGGTTGCCAAGGTGAAGAAAAGAGGGATATCGAGTAGCAATG aaGGGGTAGAAGAGTCTGCGAAAAAACGAATCATCGAAGGAAGAAACAGTTCTGCAGTTGAGCAAGATCACGCAAAAATTTCTGCCAAAACAGAACGTGCGTTGGCTCAGCCAGAGAACAGCTCCGCGTGTACAGGGGCATCTGCGACGTCGGAGAGTGGTGGGAACTCCAGTCGCAGCTCTGGCAGCTCGAGTCAGAATAGCTCTACAGGTGATGGAGATCGGTCTCTTTCTAGCCAAAGTAGCAGCAGCATTTCCTCTCAGGTAACAGCGGCAGGGTCTGGAAAAGCTTCTGAATCAGAAGCTCCAGAGAAACACAGTTCAGCATCCATTGTTTCTTCGTTGTTGAAATCCAGTGTGAATAGTCATATGACCCAGTCTGCTGATTCCAGACAACAAAGCGGATCACCTAAAAAGAGTGCTTTGGAAGGCTCTTCGGTCTCCTCTTCTCAAAGCATCTCAGAGGTTGAGGTGCCTCTGTTGGGCTCCTCCGGAAGCTCAGAAGGAGAGTTGCCACTGTTGTCTTCTAAACCTAGTTCAGAGACAGCTTCAGGTGGGTTAACTTCCAAAACTAGTTCAGAGGCAAGTGTTTCAgcatctctttctaaaaatagttCCTCATCAGGCACGTCCTTACTAGCTCCCAAGAGCAGCACATTGACAAGTACCTCGATGCTGACTTCCAAAAGCACTTCGCAGGTAGCTGCCTCACTGTTAGCGTCCAAGAGCAGCCCCCAGACCAGCGGATCTCTAGTTTCCAAAAGCACTTCCTTAGCCAGCGTGTCCCAGCTGGCTTCGAAGAGTAGTTCTCAGACTAGCACCTCACAGTTGCCTTCTAAAAGTACGTCACAGTCAAGTGAGAGCTCTGTTAAATTCTCTTGTTGCAAATTAACCAATGAAGATGTAAAGCAGAAACAACCTTTTTTCAACAGACTGTATAAGACAGTGGCATGGAAGTTGGTAGCTGTTGGTGGCTTTAGTCCCAATGTGAATCATGGAGAGCTCCTAAACGCAGCTATCGAAGCTCTGAAGGCAACACTGGATGTGTTTTTTGTTCCACTAAAAGAACTAGCAGATCTGCCTCAAAATAAAAGCTCTCAAGAAAGTATTGTTTGTGAATTGCGATGCAAGTCTGTGTATTTGGGCACTGGCtgtggaaaaagcaaagaaaatgcaaaagctGTTGCATCAAGAGAAGCACTAAAGTTATTTCTCAAGAAGAAGGTAGTGGTAAAGATATGTAAAAGGAAATACAGAGGCAGTGAGATAGAAGATCTGGTACTCCTTGATGAAGAATCAAGGCCTGTAAACTTACCGCCAGCATTAAAACATCCCCAAGAGTTATTATAA
- the CDKN2AIP gene encoding CDKN2A-interacting protein isoform X2: MAQEVSEYLSQNPRVAAWVEALRCDGETDKHWRHRREFLLRNAGDLAPTGGAAAANAEEAADAESGSRNRQLQQLISFSMAWANHVFLGCRYPQKVMDKILSMAEGIKVTDAPIHTTRDELVAKKG; the protein is encoded by the exons ATGGCGCAGGAGGTGTCGGAGTACCTGAGCCAGAACCCGCGGGTGGCCGCCTGGGTGGAGGCGCTGCGCTGTGACGGCGAGACTGACAAACACTGGCGCCACCGCCGCGAGTTTCTGCTCCGCAACGCCGGGGACCTGGCCCCGACGGGCGGCGCGGCGGCCGCCAACGCGGAGGAAGCTGCGGACGCCGAGAGCGGGAGCCGCAATCGGCAGCTGCAGCAGCTCATCTCCTTCTCCATGGCCTGGGCGAACCACGTCTTCCTCGGGTGCCG gtacCCACAAAAAGTTATGGATAAAATACTTAGTATGGCTGAAGGCATCAAAGTGACAGATGCTCCAATCCATACAACAAGAGACGAACTGGTTGCCAAG aaGGGGTAG